The Achromobacter spanius genome includes the window GCTGCAAGATCGCCGTCATCGACCAGACCGGCAAGGTCGTCGACACCACCACTGTCTACCCGTTTGAGCCGCGCCGCGACCGCGAAGGCACGATCAACACGCTGGCCGCGCTGGTGGCACGCCACAAGGTCGACCTGATCGCCATCGGCAACGGCACCGCCTCGCGCGAAAGCGAAAAGCTGGTGGGCGACATGATGGAACGCTTCCCTGACCTGAAAGTCACCCGCGTGGTGGTCTCTGAAGCCGGTGCGTCCGTCTATTCCGCGTCGGAAACCGCCGCGCTGGAATTCCCCGACCTGGACGTGACGCTGCGCGGCGCCGTGTCCATCGCCCGCCGCTTGCAGGACCCGCTGGCGGAACTGGTCAAGATCGATCCCAAGGCAATCGGCGTGGGCCAGTACCAGCACGACGTCAACCAGCGCGAGCTGGCGCGTTCGCTGGATGCCGTGGTCGAAGATTGCGTGAACGCCGTGGGCGTGGACGTGAACACCGCGTCTGCCGCATTGCTGGCCCGCGTGTCCGGCTTGAATTCGCTTCTGGCCAAGAACATCGTGTCCTGGCGCGACGAGAACGGCGCCTTCCCCACGCGCGATGTACTGCGCAAGGTGCCGCGCTTTGGCGAAAAGGCCTTTGAACAGGCCGCGGGCTTTTTGCGCATTCCCAACGGCGACAACCCGCTGGACGCCTCGTCGGTGCACCCGGAAGCCTATCCCGTGGTCGAGCGCATCGTTGCGAAGATCAAGGCCGAGGTCAAACAGATCATCGGCCAGCGCGACGCGCTGAAAGGCGTATCACCGTCCGACTTCACGGACGAGCGCTTTGGCTTGCCCACGGTGCGCGACATCTTCGCCGAACTGGAAAAGCCCGGCCGCGACCCGCGCCCCGAGTTCAAGACGGCCCAGTTCAAGGAAGGCGTTGAAACCTTGAACGACCTGTACCCGGGCATGGTGCTGGAAGGCGTGGTGACCAACGTGGCCAATTTCGGCGCGTTCGTCGACATTGGCGTGCACCAGGACGGCTTGGTCCACATTTCGGCGCTGGCCGAAAAATTCGTGAAGGACCCGCGCGACGTGGTGCGCGTTGGCCAGACGGTCAGCGTGAAGGTCCTGGAAGTGGATGCCGCGCGCAAGCGCGTCGCGCTGACCATGCGCCTGAACGACACCGCCGCCCCCGCGCGCCGCAGCGGCGACGCCCCCAAGGGCGGTGACCGCCCCCGCCGCCCGCAAGGCGATGGCGGCCGTGGCAACGCGGCCGGTGGCGCCAGCGGCATGAACAGCGCCATGGCGGACGCCTTCGCCAAGCTCAAGCGCTGATCCTTCAGCGCCTGTTGACCCCCAAAGCCAGGGCCACACGGCCCTGGCTTTTTCATTGCGCCCTGGCTTTTTACTTGCCCGCTTCGCCCCTAGGACTTTCCCCTAGATGGGCCTATTTTCTTGCGCTCGCTCAATCAACAATTCTAAAAATAAGGGAAAATATCGAATTGTGTCCGAATAATAAAAGCTGGTGGCATTGGGGAACACAGCAGACACAAACATCCATGATCAGGCGAACCGCGGCGCGAACCGTCTATCAGGCAAGAAGCAAAAGAAAAAGCGCCCTATCCCGTAGCGTCCCCGGAGAGCCATTCGTCATGCGCACTACCATTACGCTTGCCGCCAATGAAGCGGCAACCATTACCGAAAAAGAAGCCGGCCATAGCGGCACCTACGCCGAAGTCACGCTGGGCCAATACGCGCATCTGATCATTGACGGCGCCGAAGTCGCCTTCAAGCACATCACGCTGGAACGCCTGGGCACCCGGGTGATTGAATTGCGCAACGGCGCCCAGCTACAAGTGGGCGCGCTGGGCTTTGCCAGCATGGGCGCCAGTATCGTGTACCGCATCGGCGTGGGCTGCGCGCTGACCTTCGACGCCAGCCAATGGGACCCCGAAGTGGTCGCCAACACGACCTTTGATTTCGCTAGCCAAGGCAGCGGCACGCTGAAGTATTTCCCCTTCATCAACCCGGAATGGCTGGACTGCCCCAACGTCGTCGGCTATTCGGAAGGCGACCTGCTTGAGATCGCTGGGCAAGGCAACGCGCAGCGTTTCCAGGTGCGCGACGGCCGCATCGTGGCGGGCGCGCGGCCGGCTTGAGCCTATACGGAAAGCGGCTGCGGCGCGGGTAGCAGCGGGCGTAGCAGCGTGGATGGCAACGCAATGCGCCGCCATCCGGCAAGCCACCTATTCTTGCGCCAACGACGCCAGCGCTTCGCGCACGCGCGCCAGGCGCGCATCGGCATCACCCTGCGCACCCGCGGGCGCTTCGGCAACCGCCACGCCGTCGATGACAGCCGTGTAACCGTCACCGGCGGCCTGCAGCACCTGATCGGCCGATTCCGATTGCAGGCGGCGCATCAAGGCGCCCGCTTGCTTGGGGTCGGCAAAGCGCTGCGACAACAGCAGTTCTTCACCGTCGGCACCCAACAGGCGGAAACGGAAACCACCCGTGTCGTCACGGAAGCTGACGAAACGCGCGCCCTTCTCTTTGTCCTTCTTGCCTTGCGGCTTGCCGGATACGGCGCCGGCATTCAGATTGCGCAAGCCGACCGCCACGCGCAGTTCCTGCATCAGCGGCAGCGCCTGCTTGCGCGCCTTGTCGGCGCCCGCTTGCAGGATGTCTTCGATGCGGCCCGGGTTGGCGATCAGCTCCACATACTTTTCGCGCATCGGCGCCAAGCGATTTTCCAGGTGCTCGTAAAGCGCCTGCTTGGCGTCACCCCAGCCCATGCCGTCTTCCAACTGCTTGCGAAACACCGCCGATTCCGCCTGCGTGGCGAACGCGCGGTACAGCGTGTACAGGTGCGAGTTTTCGGCATCCTTGGCTTCGCCGGGCGCGCGTGAATCGGTCACGATACGCATCACCGACGCGCGCAGCGCCTTGGCGCCGCCTTCAAACAACGGGATGGTGTTGTTGTAGCTCTTGGACATCTTGCGGCCATCCAGGCCCGGCAAGGTTGCAACGTCTTCCTCGATAGCCACTTCAGGCAGCGTGAAATAGTCGCGTCCGTACAGATGGTTGAAGCGTTGGGCGATGTCGCGGGCCATCTCCAAGTGCTGGATCTGGTCGCGGCCGACCGGCACGCGGTTCGCGTTGAACATCAGGATGTCCGCCGCCATCAGCACGGGATACGAGAACAAGCCCATCGTGACGCCGTCGTCCGGGTCCACGCCCTTGGCCACGTTCTGGTCCACCGACGCCTTGTAGGCGTGCGCGCGGTTCATCATGCCCTTGGCGGTAACGCAGGTCAGCAACCAGCACAGTTCGGGAATTTCCGGGATGTCGGATTGGCGGTAGAACGTTACCCGTTCGTGATCCAGGCCGACTGCCAGCCAGGTCGCGGCGATTTCAAGGCGGGAACGCGCCACGCGGGCCGGGTCGTCGCACTTGATCAACGCGTGGTAATCGGCCAGGAAGAAAAATGCGTCCACACCCGGCTGCGTGCTGGCCTCTACCGCGGGCCGGATGGCTCCGGCGTAGTTGCCAAGGTGGGGGGTGCCAGTGGTGGTAATGCCGGTAAGGACGCGGGTATTCATGGGGCGAAGAGGCGTGTGCGAGGGGAAACGAGCAGTGTAACTTGCCGCAGCCACGGTGGCTTAGCGGTTCAGCGCCGCACTTGCCGGGCCATGCCGTGAACACCCGGCATGGCCCCGCATGACTGGGCATGACTGCGCATGACGGCGCAAGCCCTCAAAGATTGCCTTGCTTACCAAACCGCCAGCAGCGGAGCCGCCAGCGCGCAAACCCCGCCCGCGGTCAACGCCGCACGCGGTCGGAAGGTCAGGAACCAGATCAGCAACAGGCCGGCGATGCTGAGAATGCCGATCCATTCCACCGTGCCGTAGCTCCACCCCCACACCGTGGCGGATGCATAGAGCGACAGGGCCAACGCGATCCAGCCGAACACGCGCAATGGCACGCGGTGGCGGCGCGGCATGGCGCGATCGAACAGGTCTTCGTAGTGACGATCCATGCCCAGGCACAAGGCGGAAAAGCCCGCGTAGGCCAGGCAAAAAGCGGCAAGCGTCATGGCGTATCACCTCGCGGTTCGTAAACGGCGGCGTTGGGGGCAGCCTGGGCCGGGGACGCCGCGGCGGCAGTCTTGGCTGAAGCCTTGGTTGGCGCCTTGGCAGGTGCCTTGGCTGGCAAGCGACGGGCCCGCGCCGCCTTGCGCGACATCCAGGCAAACAGCACGGCGCTGGCCAGGCAGGTCAGGTCGAAACCAGCCATGACCCAATCCCCTTCGGGCAGCGACACCCCCAGGTGGCGCGACGTGGTCAATGCGTTGACCACCGGCACCAAGGCCAGCGCTGCGGAGGCGATGGCCAGCAGGTCTTGCCACTTGCGATGCTGGAACAGAAAGGCGTAGACCAGCGACAAGGCCCAGGCCGAGAAGAACGCGCGTGACTCCCAGAACTGGCGCCCCGGCAGATCCACGGGCAGCAGCCGGTTGGCCAGGAAAAATGCGGCCACGCCAAACACTACGCCCGCGATGGTGCCGGCGTTCAGGGCATCAACCAGCCGCAGCGAAAACGCTTCGCGGGTATCTTGCGGACGCGCCTTCTGGCGCCGCTTGGCAATCCACAACACCAGCCCCGTGCCCACCATGCCGGTGCCCGCCAGGCTGACCAGGAAATAGAACCAGCGCAGTAGCGGTTCGGCGAAAAGGCCCAGGTGCAGGCCGGTGATGGTGCCGGCGGTGCTTGCCGTAGCCCCGAGCGTGTCCTGCCCCTCCAGCAGCTTGCCCGTGACGCCATCAAACCGCTTCCAGGGGGCCAGCACGCCATACGACACCGCATCAGAGGAGGCACGGGTCAGGGTCACGGTGGCGCCGGCATCGCCCGGGTTGTTGACCGTGATGCGGCCCACGCGCCCGTGCCACTGCTGCTGCGCCTGCTCGACCAGCGGGGCGATCTGTATCAGGGGCGCGGGCTGGTTCAGCGGCGGCGTCACCTTGAATGACTTGAAGACATCATCCGTGTACTGGCGCGGGTTTTCATAGACGGCCTTGATGCCTGCCGGCATCAGCATCACCATGAACAGCACCAGGCCGCTGAAGGTGATCATCAGGTGGAACGGCAGGCCCAGGACCGACAGCACATTGTGGCCGTCCATCCAGGCGCGTTGCCCGCCCTTCTTGGGGCGAAAGGTGAAGAAATCCGTGAATATTTTTTTGTGCGTGATGATGCCGCTGATGATCGCCACCAGCATGAACATGCCCGCAATGCTGGCCAGCCAACGCCCCCACGGGAACGCGGTCTCCAGTTCGAAATGGAAGCGGTAGAAGAAGTCGCCGCCGCGCGTTTCGCGGCCGGTGACGGCCTGGCCGTTGGCCGGGTCCAGCTTCACGCGCACGAATCCGCGTTCGCCCGGTTTGGGCTTGGGCACTTGATACAGCAGCAGGATCAACGGCTCGCGGTTCGACGGCGGCGTGATGAACCAGCGCTTGGCGTCCGGCGCATGCTCGGCCAGATAGCGCTGCGCCACTTCAACCGACTGCACGGCGGGCGCCGCCTTTACCTGGATCTCGGGCTGCATCCAGTGTGTGATCTCGGGCCGGAAAAACGCCAGCGACCCGGTCAGGAACATCGCGAACAACACCCAGCCAAAAATCAGCCCGGCCCAGGTATGCAGCCAGGACATCGATTGGCGCAGGCCTTCTTCACCCTGCGCTTTGACCTTCCCTGCCTTCATGCCGCCCCCATCGCGCGGCCGGCCAGGAACAAGCCGCCCAGCAGCAAGGTCGGCACCAGGACGCCGGCCCAGGCGCGCCAGGCGTTGCGCGTGGCGAACACCCAGATCACGCCGCAGGCGTAGACCACGAAGGACAGCATCTGGGCCGTGGTGACGGCGTCTGCCCGCCCCATGGGCAGCCAGACCGCCAGGCAGGCCGCAGCCGCCGAGGCCAGGGCATAGCCGCCCAGAATGGCGGCAAGCGCCCTGGAAAATACGGCCATGCGATAGCGCATCATGCCTGCGCCGGCTGCGGGAGCTTTCACTTGTTCACATTGAAGGTCGTGGTGGAAACGTAGCGGATCTTGGCGTAGGACTTGCCATCCGCCTCAC containing:
- the tex gene encoding RNA-binding transcriptional accessory protein Tex, yielding MSETSAITNVAAGVDNARIVAQLATELGARVSQIAAAVDLLDDGATVPFISRYRKEATGGLDDTVLRNLEVRLGYLRELEERRGSILESISQQGKLTPELQQEIATADTKQRLEDLYAPYKPKRRTRAQIAREAGLEPLADAILADTACDPAALAAQYLNPEASINDAKAALDGARDILAERYAENADLLADMREHLWSTGLIYSKMIDGKETEGANFRDWFDFNEPLRTLPSHRILALLRGRQQGVLELRLGLEAELEAQVPHPCVARIANFLKLGNGLFALDATPRARWLGEVCRWTWRVKLLTAFESELIGRLRESGEAEAIRVFAANLKDLLLAAPAGPKAMLGLDPGIRTGCKIAVIDQTGKVVDTTTVYPFEPRRDREGTINTLAALVARHKVDLIAIGNGTASRESEKLVGDMMERFPDLKVTRVVVSEAGASVYSASETAALEFPDLDVTLRGAVSIARRLQDPLAELVKIDPKAIGVGQYQHDVNQRELARSLDAVVEDCVNAVGVDVNTASAALLARVSGLNSLLAKNIVSWRDENGAFPTRDVLRKVPRFGEKAFEQAAGFLRIPNGDNPLDASSVHPEAYPVVERIVAKIKAEVKQIIGQRDALKGVSPSDFTDERFGLPTVRDIFAELEKPGRDPRPEFKTAQFKEGVETLNDLYPGMVLEGVVTNVANFGAFVDIGVHQDGLVHISALAEKFVKDPRDVVRVGQTVSVKVLEVDAARKRVALTMRLNDTAAPARRSGDAPKGGDRPRRPQGDGGRGNAAGGASGMNSAMADAFAKLKR
- a CDS encoding tryptophan--tRNA ligase, whose translation is MNTRVLTGITTTGTPHLGNYAGAIRPAVEASTQPGVDAFFFLADYHALIKCDDPARVARSRLEIAATWLAVGLDHERVTFYRQSDIPEIPELCWLLTCVTAKGMMNRAHAYKASVDQNVAKGVDPDDGVTMGLFSYPVLMAADILMFNANRVPVGRDQIQHLEMARDIAQRFNHLYGRDYFTLPEVAIEEDVATLPGLDGRKMSKSYNNTIPLFEGGAKALRASVMRIVTDSRAPGEAKDAENSHLYTLYRAFATQAESAVFRKQLEDGMGWGDAKQALYEHLENRLAPMREKYVELIANPGRIEDILQAGADKARKQALPLMQELRVAVGLRNLNAGAVSGKPQGKKDKEKGARFVSFRDDTGGFRFRLLGADGEELLLSQRFADPKQAGALMRRLQSESADQVLQAAGDGYTAVIDGVAVAEAPAGAQGDADARLARVREALASLAQE
- a CDS encoding DUF3325 domain-containing protein, yielding MTLAAFCLAYAGFSALCLGMDRHYEDLFDRAMPRRHRVPLRVFGWIALALSLYASATVWGWSYGTVEWIGILSIAGLLLIWFLTFRPRAALTAGGVCALAAPLLAVW
- a CDS encoding PepSY-associated TM helix domain-containing protein translates to MKAGKVKAQGEEGLRQSMSWLHTWAGLIFGWVLFAMFLTGSLAFFRPEITHWMQPEIQVKAAPAVQSVEVAQRYLAEHAPDAKRWFITPPSNREPLILLLYQVPKPKPGERGFVRVKLDPANGQAVTGRETRGGDFFYRFHFELETAFPWGRWLASIAGMFMLVAIISGIITHKKIFTDFFTFRPKKGGQRAWMDGHNVLSVLGLPFHLMITFSGLVLFMVMLMPAGIKAVYENPRQYTDDVFKSFKVTPPLNQPAPLIQIAPLVEQAQQQWHGRVGRITVNNPGDAGATVTLTRASSDAVSYGVLAPWKRFDGVTGKLLEGQDTLGATASTAGTITGLHLGLFAEPLLRWFYFLVSLAGTGMVGTGLVLWIAKRRQKARPQDTREAFSLRLVDALNAGTIAGVVFGVAAFFLANRLLPVDLPGRQFWESRAFFSAWALSLVYAFLFQHRKWQDLLAIASAALALVPVVNALTTSRHLGVSLPEGDWVMAGFDLTCLASAVLFAWMSRKAARARRLPAKAPAKAPTKASAKTAAAASPAQAAPNAAVYEPRGDTP
- a CDS encoding DUF3649 domain-containing protein — translated: MMRYRMAVFSRALAAILGGYALASAAAACLAVWLPMGRADAVTTAQMLSFVVYACGVIWVFATRNAWRAWAGVLVPTLLLGGLFLAGRAMGAA